The genomic region aagtaaatttgtttatggggtcaattttataattaatattgggtttttatataataaggttgaaaccctaacaatatatatagtctaatttaagtcagTGTATGATGACAgatattttgagagaaaaagaagattgTCCAAAATACTTAGATAGAGAAAGTTTGACTACACAATTAAAATAAGAgcctaagaattttttttttggtcaaatctaaattttatttgaaattagagtattttttttttatgtagatATTTTGGTTAGAAATGAAACTATTTAAATACTTTTATGATGTGACTATACTATTTCAATAATAGTGATTCTTTTCCTACACCACTATTGCGTTTAGTGTTGATTGTTCTGCGGAAAATTTAGGCATGGTCATGGTGGGTCTAGTTTGTAAGTAAAGATGAATTTGTAGAAGGTTAGGCATGGTCTTTAGGTTCAGTTCTACACTATTTTTGCCTTAAAAAGTAGTACTTTTGGTGAAAAGGAAAGTCAATGCAATAGCAGCATTGTATTGATGATGTGAGTGTGTTAGTATAGATGAAGGCTAAAACAAGAAACAAGGTAGCCTTCATCATCttgttattataattttttgtccATTGGTTTTGGTAGGGGTGAATAGAAAGTCAATGAAGTCCGCAAGTCATAAATTATagtgtaaataaataaaggaaacaaAGGAACACATGTTATTGAAGATGGCCCGCGTGCCGACATAGTAATAGGAGTTATGGTCTTATCTCTAGGGTTTTAGTTGTGGTCAGTGACCAATCCAAGATTTCAAGTTGGAGGGGCTAGAGataagcgaaaaaaaaaaaaaaattcaaaaacgcATTCATATAAtgttaataaactatcaaccaagacaaatacccaaaaatcattgtttcttaatatattaagatacaactatttaccaacaaaaacaaaagacacgaaacactattgtttcttaatacaatcATCTATAAAAAGGGAATTCGACACTCTTGCAAGTCTTCAAAATCATCTAAAATTGAATCCAAACTAAATGTCGAAGCTATATCATTTTCAATGTATAACATCAAAGAGTCCATCAAAaatctttttccatttttttttcgaAAGTTAGTTTTGACGACTTTCATAACTGAAAATGCTCACTCTGTAGTTGCAGTAGAAATTGGAAGAGTAAACACAAGTCTCACCATTCTATAAACAAGTTTATAGTGTTCTGAATTTCCAGTTCTCACTAACCATTGACACaactcaaataaaattttcaattttttgaactctAAACCCTGGACTACATTATGCTCAAAATGATAAAGCTCCTTCTCCAACATTTGTTTGTCATAATTTGTGAAATCTTGTGGATATAAATTCTTTACCAACAAACAAAGATCACTACTTTTGAAAGATTTTAATGCCTCTCGAGGTTCTAAAGTTGAGCTAAGCCTAAGTAATTTTATTGCATCTTCATTAAACTGATGATTTAGTTCCTGTAGTTGAGAATCTATTGcagcataaaaaatatttacttgaTAATGATGCTCAATTGTAACGTTATCTTGCTGATTACAAGCTCGACTTCACCTCCCAACATAACAAGCATTCATATCTAAGACATCAATGCAATACTTTTCACAAAATGATATCACAGTGGTGAGTAAGCCATCCCATCTATCATCTCTAAATTTTTGGATAAGTGCTTTAGTAGATGAAACTAAATGCTTGACATTTAAAATGTCTTGAGATTGGCTTTGCAAAGCTTGAAAAAGTTTATCAGTGATCTCCATAGTTTCCTTCTCAAGATGCAAGATGAAGACAAATTCAAATAAAGTTAAACCATCATAAGCTGACTCTGCTTTTGCCCGATGTTCTCCATCATTGcatcatcaattatatttaGTAAAACTTCAACAGTTGAAGTAAACATCCTAAATAAGCTAGAAACTGATCTAAAATGTGAACTCCAATGTGTTTCTACAGGTCGTTTTAAAGTGCCAATTTGATTAAGTCCACTTCCAGTCTCAAGCTCTTCAAGATCAATCAAATGTGTTATTTCATTAGCATTGGCAACTTTCAAATGCTTATTACACTTGCATGAAGCATTAACAGTTTTGATCACCAAAagcaatttaagaaaaaaccaACTAATAGGGACAACTTGTTTCGATGCTTTTACTAATGCCAATTGTAAGCGTATGGGCaatcattcaaaatcaaagcttgTAATCCATTCCACATACCTCGCATGTTGCTTGCTCCATCATATCCTTGCCctcaaatattttgtatatctaAGAAATGTTGAGATAATAAAGAATATATCCCCTTCTTTAGAGTCAAAGTCGCAGTGTCAACAATATgaataaacccaaaaagaagGTTCTTTTACAAAACCTTCTGCATCAACATATCGAAAAACCACCGCCATTTGCTCTTTCATGGACTCATCACGAGCTTCATCAACCATTATGCAAAACTTTGCATCACCAATTTCTTCCCAAATGGCCTTCTTCACATTGGCTGAGAAAACATgtagaattttctttttgaatccTAGGTGATGTGTAGGTTGCATTTTTGGGagctttttctattatttcagCAACCTTCTCATTCCAAAAAGTCACAATACCCAATATTTCAAGAAAGTTCCCACGATTAGATGAACTAAAACTTTCATCTCGACCTTTAAAAGCTATAGCTTGAAAGGCAAGATGTCGGACAATAAAAATTAACGCCTTCAGTTGCAACCGATTATTTGCGATTTGTTCAGTAGTGAAATGATCAACTACCCTTTGTAAATGTTGCCATTAGTTCATCAAATCCTTACACATTTGCCCGACAACTCTATGAGCTAAGTTAGGATCTTTTCCTATGACCttgaaaataacaatttttgcCCCCAACTTTTTTCCAATTTCTAAATCCACCAACAGTGAATGTATTTTGTCCCACATCCCCATTTTGATTATGAAAGACAAAGCAGGGTAGGTAATAAACTACATCTTTCGTAGGAGAATATTCAAGCCATGTTGAATAATATTcaaaccaagaagcttgaaagcTACGATTGTGCTTTCCACTTTTTTTGTATGTCTTTAGAGGAGGTTGGAGCGAATCATTTTCAATGTAAGCCCGTCGAATTTCATCACGTTGATTAACATGATATTCCTATATTTGTTTATGTGTTCCAGGATCATAATCCAAAGAATCAAGATtaactttttgaaattgtgtttgagAGATATGATTATTTTCTGGAATTGGGATATCGGCATTTTCTGGAATTGGAGAATGAATATTTCTTGGGATTGGAACATCGACATTTTCTGAATTGGGGaatgaatattttttagaattggaaCATCCACATATTCTAGAATTGGAATAGCAACATTAGTTCTTGGCAATCCCACATTGACTTCGGAagaatttgaatattttcttttgaaaaaaatcaaacattgtagttgattttttcatgatctacaaatgaaataaaaatcatatatattatcTCACAAACGGTTGTTGTTAGTAACTAAAAACAAATACTAGAATCTAGGTAATAGGCATGAtgcatttaattataaatttagtatttctcacttcctttcaatttataaatttatctaaattAGTATTATGAGTTAACAATAGGCGCAAGTGAATcactattattttcttaaatttgtgtgacaattttctatattatatgatttgtttttttctttttgtctttggtCTTTGCCTTTATTTATCTCTTTGTCTTTGTGTTGTCCCCATCTTTTTGACACTGACCCACTAATTCGATCCCACTACCaacacaataaatttattttgcactattaacaaaaacttttcttaactttaccttttttttcctatcacTTGTCCCTATTATTGCCCAACTACTAGTCAGCAAAGAACAAACAGTCAAACACTACACTAAAATCTTCTCTAATCTGAGTAATCTCTAcaaactctactctctctttgtctttgtgCTGTCTCCATCTTTCTGACACTAACCCACTGACCCAATACCACTACTgacacaataaatttatttttcactactaacaaaaacttttcttaacttaatctttttttttttcttctatcaCTTATCCTTATTATTGCCCAACTACCAGTCAACAAAGAACAAACAGTCAAACACTACACTAATATATTCTCTAATTTGAGTAATCTCCAcaaactctactctctctctctatctctcttatctATATAATACAAGAGAGAGAGTCACAAACACAGAGTGACAGAGAGTCACAAagccaaaaagccaaaaagaaaaagaaaaaacaccaCAGGCAGCACAGATTCAATTCACGATCACCAACATTAGTTTATCACTCATCAGTAAAAGCAAAAACACCACTAATCCACAagcacaaattatttgattatgagattcacaacattttattaggttttgaaGGAAATGATAGATTAAATACTTGTGAATTGTGAAGGCTGGAGCAACAAAGCTGGGCTGGGCAGATCGAGCAACTGGCGGCGGAGGCAAGATGGGTCTCACGTGGACAATGACGACAGCTGATAGGGAGACTCTCATATGATGGCGGCGTGGGTACTGGGTAGCAAGATGGGTCTCGCAAGCGTGGGCGTGGGCGTGGGCAGTGGTGTCACGATTTGGGTCTCTCTGACTCTGAGTACTCTTTATCTCTCTGTCTTATCTCTCTATCTCACCTCTATCTCTTTGTCTCGCCTCTCACTTTCCTTTCGTTTTTCGCTTTCTCCATTTGGTTTTGGACTactgagtttttatttttattttttacattttttttatagatttacATGGGTCATGGGCTCTTGCCTCCTGGGCTAAGGATTCATGATTTTCGGGAGGGAGACCTGAGCTAAAAACTATGGGGGGcccaagccttttttttttttttttttttgaaattttacttgctattttattcttttggggGCCTGGGCCCCCTTAGGTCCCCACCTAGGTCCGTCCCTAGTTCTggcagaaagaaagaaaaaaaaaagaacaaaaaataaacaaatagtaATAGGAGTTACTTGTTTCATCTCATTTAAAACAAGCAgtgaaaaagtttttttgatCTACTCTATTCATGTAAgataaattttacaaacaaagaaaaaatagaaaatataacttGATTTagtaattcttaaaaaaaaaaaaatcaatcttaggaaacttttaatcttcatgATAAGATCTTGCTagaatatgaatatgaattgTGGAAAAGTAAGAATGGTGAATTGGAATAGTAGGGCTGTAGGCCACTTCAAGGGGACCTAAACCttcacacagagagagagagagagagagagagagagagagagagagagagagatgatgcaaatcaaggagctAGTCATGCTGATCATACACGTGGAACTGGAGTTGAATTTTCAcatgaccctttgtcacttcctagaggcccaattacaagacttagagCCAAATGTTTCAAGGAAGCACTAAATGGGCTAGTCCAAGAGAATTGGGCTGAATTTGAAAAGACCAAGATGGGCTCAAATAATAATCAAGGCTTGgtccatgtcatcaaagcaATTGAAGAGGCTAATTAGCATGTAAATTCGCACCCAGCATGGTCTGACCATTAAAGGGtgttaaaatacattaaatctagtcatttagctatgtttgactgcctttaaaagtccaagaaaaaaaaaaaaaaatgtgggaacttgtttagattaatttttgtgctgtttttaaagctgtaattatgactttgcctattcttggagggttgttccaggtatatagatgggtagtacgaattttaaaaatcaacttttggttttcagaaaaattattcttcttgtgaggtcttgtgttcctcttggttcttaaaagaactcttgaacttatcaagttaatcttgtggcgttcaaacaaccaaacttatcaccttgattcttgagagtttTTTAGGAATTCTTGGTGTGGCGTTTTCAATCCATCGTAGTCTTGGTTTTTTATCTGATTAGAT from Castanea sativa cultivar Marrone di Chiusa Pesio chromosome 11, ASM4071231v1 harbors:
- the LOC142616598 gene encoding uncharacterized protein LOC142616598 produces the protein MQPTHHLGFKKKILHVFSANVKKAIWEEIGDAKFCIMVDEARDESMKEQMAVVFRYVDAEGFIYKIFEGKDMMEQATCECNKHLKVANANEITHLIDLEELETGSGLNQIGTLKRPVETHWSSHFRSVSSLFRMFTSTVEVLLNIIDDAMMENIGQKQSQLMMV